A DNA window from Nyctibius grandis isolate bNycGra1 chromosome 25, bNycGra1.pri, whole genome shotgun sequence contains the following coding sequences:
- the LOC137673433 gene encoding neurogranin isoform X2: MDCCNEGACTKLDEDILDIPLDDPDANAAAAKIQASFRGHMTRKKIKGGELERKTKDAECASSPRAGDLRNGD, encoded by the coding sequence GAAGGAGCGTGCACGAAGCTGGACGAGGACATCTTGGACATCCCTTTGGACGACCCCGACGCCAACGCGGCGGCCGCCAAGATCCAGGCGAGTTTCCGGGGCCACATGACCCGTAAGAAGATCAAAGGCGGCGAACTGGAGCGGAAAACCAAGGACGCCGAGTGCGCCAGCAGCCCCCGCGCCGGCGACCTGCGCAACGGCGACTAG